DNA sequence from the Candidatus Limnocylindria bacterium genome:
GCGCGCCTCATTCGGCCCCGCGGGCAGAGCCGCGAGCTCGCGCGCCGCGGGCGAGATCAGATCGTCGTCCCGACCGACGACGACGGCGTCACCAGCGCGCGAGCCCAGCCACAGCTCGTTCGGACGCTCGTGCCGCCAGGTCGCCGATCCGGTCGAGCCATCGAGCGACAGCTCCACATCGTTCCGATGCCCGGCCGCGGCCTGCGACAGCACGAGCGTGCCGCTCATGCCATCGGAGAAACGAAGCAACAGGCCAGCGTGATCCTCCGTGCCGCGCCCGTGCAGGCGACCCACCTGCGCCGCGACGGCCACGATCCGCTGGCCGCTCACGAGCTCGGCGAGATCGAGCCAGTGCACACCGATGTCGGCGATCGCGCGCGACGCACCACCGCGCGCCTCTTCGACCCTCCAGTTCGCGTCGGTCGCGAGCAGGAGCCAGTCCTGAAGGAACGATCCGCGCGCCGAGTGCAGCAGACCGAGGAACACGACGCGCGCCGCAAGCTCGACGACCAGTGGATGGAACCGGTAGTTGTACGCGAGCACGGCCACCCGGCCGGTCTTGCGCGCCGTGGCGACGAGCTCCTCGGCGCCGCGCACGTCGACGGCGAGTGGCTTCTCGCAGACGACGTCCTTTCCCGCTCGTAGCGCGCGGCCGGCAAGCGCGACGTGCAGGTCGTTCGCCGCACAGACGTGCACCACGTCGACCGTTGGATCTTCGAGCGCGC
Encoded proteins:
- a CDS encoding Gfo/Idh/MocA family oxidoreductase; protein product: MERDHHALVVGSGYAGVKHAEALEELGIAFTGPLSARRVMEDPRALEDPTVDVVHVCAANDLHVALAGRALRAGKDVVCEKPLAVDVRGAEELVATARKTGRVAVLAYNYRFHPLVVELAARVVFLGLLHSARGSFLQDWLLLATDANWRVEEARGGASRAIADIGVHWLDLAELVSGQRIVAVAAQVGRLHGRGTEDHAGLLLRFSDGMSGTLVLSQAAAGHRNDVELSLDGSTGSATWRHERPNELWLGSRAGDAVVVGRDDDLISPAARELAALPAGPNEARRNLLAAVYARLSGDEREPAAPLATFEDGLRHARFAAAALESASRERWVSVG